The window ACAAGTCGGGAAGGTACCCTTGAATGTCGACGTGCCCCCCGCCGTCCGTGGAAACCCTCGCCCGGGGGCCGGCGACCACCACCAGACGCAGGTTGGGGATCGCTCGGGCCAAAAAAGGCGCGGCCGCCACGACCTTGTCCAAGAGATGGCGGCCCACCGACGTGCCTCCCGCCGTCGCGATCACGAGCGTCGCGTCCTCCGGGTAGCCGAGCTGCCGCCTCAGCACCGGGGCCGGCGGCAGGGTCTCGGGATCGAACGGCAGGATATAGTCGCAGAACTCGAAATGCTCTCGCGCCCACCCCCGCATATTGGGGAGATCACGGCCGAACGGCTCGTCCAACACATCCTCGGGATCGCCGAGGAAAATCGCCATGTCCCGCAGGCGCGGGTAGCGCCCAACGTGCGCGACGTGCTCGGCGTTAGCATGCCAGCACAGGTGCCCTTCGTAGGAGTCCCAGCCGGTGATCGGCAGCATCCCGATATAGTCGGTCAGAAACACATAGGGGGCCGTTTTCAGCTCGGGGTTCTCGTGCATGAAGTAGTCGACGTCCCACGCTTCGTCGCCCACCCAGGCGTCGTAGCGTTCACTCTCCGTGACGTCGGCGAACGTCATGAAGTTGGACGTCAGCACCTCGTCCATCTGCCAGAGCGCCAGGAACACGTTGACGTCGTGCTCGCCGGCCTGCGCCTCGATGTGGGCCGATTCGTTGAGCAGCCGATCGCTGGCCGGGTGAACGATCTCTCCCGCCTGTGCGACCACCGATCGTACGGGATCGACGGCCAACCAGTGGATCTCCAGCCCCGGTCGCAATCGGCGAAGCTCCCGCCCGATCGCCAGATCCCGCTGTACGTGGCCCAACCCGATGGGGGAACAGACCCAGAGGATCTTCCGCTTGGCGGTGAGCGCGTGCGCCACCCGGCGGGGGGCGGGAGGGATCCCCACAAAGTCGCGGATCAGCCGGTTGACCCGCACGCACTCGCGCAGAATGCCGGCGTGGCCGGTACCTTCCAGCGTCACCAGGGTTGAGCCGGCGATGGTCCGCTGCATGGATGGGGCGTTGAAGGCGTGGGCCGCCAACCGATCCTCGGTCCCGTGCACGAGCAGGGTGGGGGTCCGGATTCGCCCCATCAGGTCGGGAAACGGTGTTCGGCTCCACCACTCGTCGCGGGTGCGGATGAGGATCTCCGGGTCTCCGTCCAGGCCCCAACTCATCGCGTCGGCGAGCGCCTTCGTCGAATGCGGTTCGGGAAGCATCTGTGCGGCGAAAAACTCGACCCACCCCAGGTAATCGGCTCGGAAGTAGTTCGCGTTCAACTTGGCCCAGCCGGCGTATCGCTCGCGCACCTCGTGAAAGAGCCGAAGGACCTCCTCCCGGCGGCGCTCGCGCTCGGCCCCCACGGCCTGGCTCGGGGCGCCGCTGATCAGCACCAGGTGGCTCACCCGGTCCGGATGGTCCGCGGCCAACATGATGGCATGGTTGGCGCCCCCCGACCAGCCGATCACGGCGGTGCGGTCGACCTCCGCCGCCTCCAAGACCGCGAGTGCGTCGGCGGTCAGCGTGTCGTGGTCGTAGCCGGTAGCCGGGCGATCGGAGCGGCCGCTGCCACGGGCGTCGAACGTCACCAGCCGGAACCACCGGGCCAGGTAAGGGACTTGGAACTTCCAAACTCGACTGTGCGCCATCTGCCAGCCGGGTAGCAAGAACAGCGTGGGGGCGGCGTGCCCAAATACCTGGAAGGCGAGGCGGATCTCGCCGTGTCGAGCGAAGCCCTCGCTAACGGGGGTAGCGACGTCGCTGGCCCCGAATCGCCCGCAGAGACGGTCAAGAATCTCCGGTGGCGGCCTCACGTCGCTTCCTCCCTCGGGCATCCAGCGCCATCAAACGCGGGAGGTTCCCCATTAACCGGATCGCTTCCATATGCAGCTGCGGGTCCTCGCCGGCGAGGATCTCCACCTCCGCCCCAAAATAGAGATCGCCGAACAGCCGGCCCAACACCCGTGAGTCGACCGCGCCTTCGACCCCATGTTCTGCCAGGCCTTGACGCGCCAACTCGGAGACCAGGTCACGCCAGCGTCCGATCATCTGCGCCAGGCGCTTTCTGATGCGTACATTGCTGAGGCCCTGAGCCCATAGCTCCCAGAGGCCGCGGACGTACCCCGATTGCATATCCTCCTTGAAGTACTCGAGCGCCGTCGCCCAGATGGCTTCGAAAGACCGCACCTCCTGGTACATCTTCCGCTGCCGGGCGAGGAGTTGCTCGTTGACGTACTCAAGCACTTCCAACATCAAGTTCTCCTTGCTGCCGAAGTAGTAGTGGACGAGGCTCTGGTTGACTCGGGCCTCCTCGGCGATCCTGCGCATTGAAATCTGATTGTACCCCACATCGACGAGGGTACGAAAAGCGGCGCCGAGGATCTTGTCGCGCGTGGAGATGAGAACGGCGGGCGAGGAACGCTTCCTCCCGGGCCTCGGGCCCTGCGCCGCGGAGGTCAGCGGGTGAGTGCCACGCGAGCTTCGCTGATCCGCTGTGTCTTCCCGGATGTGGCCGCGGGGGGAGAGACCGCCATTGCCCCCCGAAGCCGGGTGACGCAGGTGCCGCTTGCGGCCCGTCACTTCGGCGAGATCCCCGGGGGGATCGTCGCGGGATGCGCGTCGTCAGGTGGCACCGCGGCACCGCCGACCATCGCCCCTCCTCGTCCGCTGCCGGCGCCTGGGGGGAGGACACCCCGGCGTCGCGTCAACTCGGTGGTATTTCGCACGGCTCTCCTCTCTCTACGTGCTCGGAAACGGGGCGATGCCGGCCAGATGGAGCAGCGCCCACACGCCCAGCGCCACTCCCAGAG of the bacterium genome contains:
- a CDS encoding TetR/AcrR family transcriptional regulator, with the translated sequence MTGRKRHLRHPASGGNGGLSPRGHIREDTADQRSSRGTHPLTSAAQGPRPGRKRSSPAVLISTRDKILGAAFRTLVDVGYNQISMRRIAEEARVNQSLVHYYFGSKENLMLEVLEYVNEQLLARQRKMYQEVRSFEAIWATALEYFKEDMQSGYVRGLWELWAQGLSNVRIRKRLAQMIGRWRDLVSELARQGLAEHGVEGAVDSRVLGRLFGDLYFGAEVEILAGEDPQLHMEAIRLMGNLPRLMALDARGRKRREAATGDS
- a CDS encoding alpha/beta fold hydrolase, with protein sequence MRPPPEILDRLCGRFGASDVATPVSEGFARHGEIRLAFQVFGHAAPTLFLLPGWQMAHSRVWKFQVPYLARWFRLVTFDARGSGRSDRPATGYDHDTLTADALAVLEAAEVDRTAVIGWSGGANHAIMLAADHPDRVSHLVLISGAPSQAVGAERERRREEVLRLFHEVRERYAGWAKLNANYFRADYLGWVEFFAAQMLPEPHSTKALADAMSWGLDGDPEILIRTRDEWWSRTPFPDLMGRIRTPTLLVHGTEDRLAAHAFNAPSMQRTIAGSTLVTLEGTGHAGILRECVRVNRLIRDFVGIPPAPRRVAHALTAKRKILWVCSPIGLGHVQRDLAIGRELRRLRPGLEIHWLAVDPVRSVVAQAGEIVHPASDRLLNESAHIEAQAGEHDVNVFLALWQMDEVLTSNFMTFADVTESERYDAWVGDEAWDVDYFMHENPELKTAPYVFLTDYIGMLPITGWDSYEGHLCWHANAEHVAHVGRYPRLRDMAIFLGDPEDVLDEPFGRDLPNMRGWAREHFEFCDYILPFDPETLPPAPVLRRQLGYPEDATLVIATAGGTSVGRHLLDKVVAAAPFLARAIPNLRLVVVAGPRARVSTDGGGHVDIQGYLPDLYQHLACCDAAVAQGGLTTGMELIALRRPFLSFPLRNHFEQRFHVARRLRRYGHAAQMDYQEVSSEGLAEGVRHALAASVEYSPVPSGGAARAAELVARVLG